From Gammaproteobacteria bacterium CG11_big_fil_rev_8_21_14_0_20_46_22:
GACCAGCGAAGTCTGGGCTGCGCCTGAATATGCACGAGGTATTGTGCTTGCGCACACCATCACGGGTAACTTAAGCGCTTTTTCGGCTAGCACGGGCCATCTGATCTGGCGCTATGACGAAGCGGTTCCTAGTATGACTTTGCATGCAGCCAGTCAGCCAGAAGTGGCGGGCAATACGGTTGTGGCCGGTTTCTCTGATGGTCATTTGGTCGTGTTGAATTTGCAAACAGGCAATATGCTTTGGCAGCAGCAAGTGGCTTTGCCACGAGGCAATAATGTGATTGATCGCATGGTGGATATCACCGTCGACCCGGTCGTGGTCAATGGTGTGGCTTATGTGGCAACGTATCAAGGTCGTGTGGCGGCCTATGATTTGGATAAAGGCCAACTAATTTGGTCGCATAAAATTTCATCGTATGCCGGTATTACCGCAGATCGCCATCAAGTCTATGTGACCGATGCCGATGGTCGTGTGTGGTGCTTTGATGAAGCCACTGGGGCGGTGGCATGGCGCCAAACCGCCTTAAAAGGCCGACAGCTTACAGGTCCGGCGTTAATCGGTCAAAGTGTTGCCGTGGCTGATCGTTATGGTTTTGTGCATTTTCTTTCGCGCTCTAGCGGCAAGCTTCAGGGGCGTGCGCCGATCAGTGCTGATGCTATTGCGCAGCCCGTGGCCGATAACAGCCAATTGTTTGTGCTAGGTACAAACGGCACGGTCTGGTCTTTTGTGTTGAGACCCTTTAAGGCTTAAATCCTATGTTGCCACTCATTGCTATTGTCGGTCGTCCTAACGTCGGTAAGTCCACGCTGTTTAACCACATGACACGCTCGCGTGATGCTTTGGTTGTCGACCAGCCGGGGGTGACGCGCGATCGTCACTACGGTGAGGCGCGTTTCGAAGGCAAGCGCTTTTTGCTGGTTGACACCGGCGGTATCGGTGAAACACCTGAAGGCGAAATTGATGAATTAATGCTGGCGCAGTCTTGGCTTGCAGTGCAAGAGGCCGATGTGGTGTTGTTTATGGTCGATGGTCGCGCCGGTGTTGTTGCGGCTGACGAAGAGATTGCGCGCAAGCTTCGTGAGTTGAATAAGCCGATGCATTTGGTGGTGAATAAAACTGACGGTATCGACGAAAACGTTGCGGCTTCGGACTTTTATGCCCTAGGTATTGGTGAGCCCTTGGCTATTGCTGCTAGTCATAACCGTGGTGTGCGTGGCCTTTTAGAGATGATCACGCAGAATTTTGAACAAGCTAGTGATGAGCCAGAAGAAACTGATGGTCGAATCCGTATGGCGATTATTGGTAAGCCTAATGTCGGCAAGTCGACCTTGGTTAATCGTATGTTGGGTGAGGAACGGGTGATTGTGTGTGATATGCCAGGCACCACGCGCGACAGCATTGAAATTGATTTTGAGCGTCAAGGCGAAGAGTACACCTTGATCGACACAGCCGGCGTGCGTCGACGCGGTCGCATCAAAGACACGGTTGAGAAATTTTCTGTTGTGAAAACCTTGCAAGCGATCGAGTCTGCCAATGTGGTGGTGTTTGTGTTTGACGCACAGGATGGCTTGTCTGAGCAGGATGAGCGCTTGTTAGGCTTTGTGCTTGAGACCGGCAAAGCGTTGGTGCTTGCGGTGAATAAGTGGGACGGCATGGAAAGTGATGAGCGTGATCGCATCAAATCTGAAATGCTGCGTCGTTTAGAATTTGTAGACTTTGCCCGCAAACACTTTATCTCGGCATTGCATGGCTCAGGTGTCGGCAATCTTTTTGAGTCGGTGCAGGAAGCCTATCGCTCGGCCATGCGTCAAATCACTACGGCTAAGGCCACGGAAATATTGCAAGACGCCATCGTGCAACATCAGCCACCGTTATCTAAAGGGCGACGCATTAAAATTCGTTACGCACATTTGGGCGGAAAAAATCCTCCTATCTTGGTCTTGCACGGTACACAGCTTGACGCGCTGCCTAACACTTACCAACGCTACTTGATTAATTTCTACCGTAAGCGTTTGCACCTGGTTGGTACACCCATCAAGCTTCAGTTGAAGTCTGCAAAAAACCCTTACGTTAAGTAGAGAGATTTATTCTCGATCATGGCCTTGTTTCTGCTTCACGCCTGAAAAAAGCTTTGATAGAATCCAGACTTTAATGACCGATATGAGGGGAACAATAATGTTAAATGAATTACAACGCTTAGAAGACAAAATCCTAGCCTTGGTCGACGAACTTGAAAAATTGCGTGGCGAAAACCAACAGCTTCGTGCTGAAAGCGGCGAGCTTAAACAGCAAAATACCAACGAAAGTGAAAAGCTGCGCGGTATCTTGAGTCTACTTGAAGGCGTGGAAACGCAAGGTGCTTAAGCGCTGCTTCTCAAGAGAGTTCTATTTTTGGCAGGTTTCATGTTAGCATGCCTTTATGGGCATGACACGTTACCAACAAGCTAAGCGTATCACCTTATGGGGCATTGTGATCAATGGCTTGTTAAGTGTGATCAAACTCATCGTCGGTTTTTTCGGGCATTCTCAAGCCCTGGTTGCTGACGGTGTGCACTCCCTATCAGATTTATTCACCGACGCCATGGTGCTTTTGGCGACCCGCGCGGCCAATCAAGCGCCGGATGAGGCTCATCCCTATGGTCATGGGCGATTTGAAACGGTGGCGGCTGTCGGGCTTGCCATTGTTTTATTGTTCGTTGGTGTGGGTATTGGTGTTAGCGCCATAAAAAGCATGGTCACGGGCCACGCTTTGCCTAAGCCTGATATGTGGGTGTTAATCGTTGCGCTTATTTCAGTGGTGGCCAATGAATTTTTGTTTCAAATCACACTGCGCGTGGCTAAACGAATTCGCTCGGAATTGTTAAATGCCAATGCCTGGCATAATCGAGGTGATGCCTTGTCATCCTTGGTGGTGCTCATTGGTGCGCTGTTGTCGATTGTGGGATTTCATTGGGGCGATGCGATTGCTGCAGTGATTGTGGCCGCTTTGATTGTTAAAATGGCGCTCGGGATGGTGTGGCGCAGTCTTCGTGAACTTGTGGATACGGGTATCGACGATGAGCTTCGCGAGAAGATTTATCAAGCGGTTTTAAAGGTTAGCGGTGTGGCGGCTGTGCATCAGTTGAGAAGCCGCTTGCTAGCTGGCGAGGTTTATTTGGATTTACACGTGCAAGTTGCACCCCTGATTAGCGTGTCGGAAGGGCATTTTATTAGCGAAGAAGTGATGCGTATGCTGCGTGCGAAATTTGATCACGTCAAAGATATCACGGTGCATATTGACCCAGAGGATGATAACGTCGCGCTTGCGACCAATGCAAGAATGCCTGATCGCAAGGTCGTTGAAGCCGTGTTGCATCAAGCTGACTCGAAGGCTTTTGCTCAAGTCTCGTACAGTGTGTTGCATTATTGGCATGGCGAGCTGTTTGTGGTGTGTATTTTAAAGCCGGATGCTGTTGTGGTTAATGAGAGCAGAGCCCGCTTTGAGGCGGCGCTGGCTAAATGTTACACACCTGTAAAAGTGGCTTTTTTATCAGAATCACGTCTTTAAAATCCCCTTGCATTTGGCTTTGGGCTTGCTACAGTATGCCTTTCCACTCAAGGGCAATTCCATGATCAAAACTTTACTTTCCATGATTAAAGAGCATGAAGCTAAATACTTGGAGCTTCGTTTTTGTGATACTGTCGGTGTTGAGCACTTTTTATCAGTGCCAACCAACACTGTCGATGAAAACTTTATGGAGAATGTGAAGTTATTCGATGGTTCGTCTATTCGTGGTTGGCAAACCATCGATAAGTCCGACATGATGTTGCGCCCGGATTTAAGCACCGTCTTTTTAGACCCGTTCGCTAAACTGGCCACATTGGCTGTGCGCTGCGATGTGTTTGATCCTTATGCGAATAAGCCGTATCTGCGCGATCCACGTTCTATTGCGAAACGCGCTGAAGCGTATTTGAAACAAACCGGTATTGCCGATACGTGCTATGTGGGTCCTGAACCTGAATTTTTCATTTTTGATGATGTGCGCTGGCATGTGGGGATGGCCACAGCATCTTATCAAATCGATAGCGAAGAGGGCGCTTGGAATTCGAATGCTGAATACTCTTATGGCAATATGGGGCATCGTCCAGGTGTGAAAGGCGGTTATTTCCCTGTACCGCCGGTCGATTCTTCGCGCGACTTCCGCGCTGAAGTCTCAGAAGTAATGCAGCATTTTGGTATCACGATTGAATCACACCACCACGAAGTGGCCACTGCAAACCAAAACGAAATCACAATGGCATTCGATAGCCTGGTGAAAGAGGCGGATAACTTACAGTTGTTTAAATACGTGGTGCGCAATGTCGCCCATGAGAATGGCAAGTCAGCCACGTTTTTACCTAAGCCGCTCAATGGCGATAACGGCAGCGGTATGCACTGTCACCAATCGTTGGCCAAAGACGGCAAAAATATTTTCGCCGGCAAAGAGTACGATGGCTTGTCAAAAGAAGCCTTGTATTACATGGGCGGGATCATTAAACATGCTCGTGCTTTAAATGCTTTCACGAATCCAACGACCAATAGTTACCGCCGTTTGATCGCCGGTTACGAGGCCCCAGTGGTATTGGCGTACTCGTCGGCAAACCGTTCTGCAGCGATTCGTATTCCGCGCGTGCATTCTGATAAAGCACGTCGTATCGAAGTCCGTTTCCCAGACCCTATGGCGAACCCTTACTTGGCGTTTTCTGCTTTGTTGATGGCAGGCTTAGATGGCATTAAAAACAAAATTCACCCAGGCGAAGCACAAGATGAAGATTTGTTTGCTTTAAGCAGTGAAGAGTTGAGCCAATGCCCGACAGTGTGTCGCTCGCTCGAGGAAGCCTTGGATGAATTGAATGCAGACCGTGAATTTTTGCTAGCGGGTGATGTGTTTACCAATGACATGATCGATGCCTACATCGCATTGAAACGCGAAGAAGTGGATCGTGTGCGCATGGTGCCGAGTCCGCAAGAGTTTGCTGAGTACTATAGCCAGTAAAGCACTCCAGATAGCTGCATTTATGACTCGCTGCCCAAAGCTTATGCTGGGGCAGCCTGTTCGCGCTCGCCTATTCCTTCGTCCAAGGCAGGCGCGTGAGTGAGCACCCTCTGGCGTTGTTTTAACGCCCATCTGGGTTATCTTTGCTAGCTTCCGCAAAATTCCAATTGCCGCCAGGCTTCGTAAAGCACCAAGGCGGCGCAGTTTGAGAGGTTTAAGCTGCGCGTGCAAGATTGCATAGGGATGCGCAAGTTGGCTGTAGGCTGTATCGCTGCGATCATTTCATCGCTTAAGCCAGGGCCCTCTGATCCGAAAATAAACGTGTCACTCTCTTGAAAATGCACTTCGCTGTAGACCGTGTCGCCGTTGGTTTCGACAGTGAACAAACGTCCAGGTGGTTTTTTTAAAAACGCGTCTAAATTATCGTGGTGTTGCACGCGCGCAAATTCGTGGTAGTCAAGCCCTGCGCGCCGCAGTTGTTTGTCGCTAAATTCAAACGCTGCAGGATGAATAATGTGAAGATTTGCTCCGCTGTTGGCGCATAGGCGAATGATATTGCCTGTGTTGGGCGGTATTTCAGGCTGGACTAAGGCGATGTTAAACATTTAATTGTATAAATAGTACGGATTGTGGTACTGCAATGTTTGTTTGATCGTGTTCGGGTTGTCCAGTTCTGTGTTGCGCTTAATCAAGTACGCTTCATGTTGCAAATAAGCATCGCGTTGGAAAACGTAAGGGTCGATGGCCGCGCTGTCGTACACATCTTGAAAGCCTAAAAGCTGCACGCGCTCGTCCAGCAAGTCCCAAGCATAGAGACCTAAGCTTGCATACCAGGGGGTGATGTAGCCGTAGATCGTCATATAGCGAATGTTAATGGCGCCACCAATCATGCTTCTGACCGTACCGGGTCCGAACACGGGTAGTACAAAATATGCCGAATCAGACCAGCCCCATTTAGCCAGCGTTAGGCCGAAGTCTTCTTCGTTTTGCATGAGGCCAATATCGTGAGCCGGATCGTACAAGCCTGCGATACCCACGGTTGAGTTTACCGCAAAGCGCCAGCCGTCTGATGAGGCTTGGTAAAAGTTGCCTTGCAGTACATCGTTGATCACTGCTGGGATATTGCGCAGATTCTCAAAGGCGTTGTGGATCATGTGGTTTAAAGGCTTTGGCATCACGCGGTCATAAAACGTAGCCACCGGTTTGGCGACGTATTTATCGAGCTTGGTATTAAAGCGCGTCATTGAGCGATTGTACTGAATGTAAGGGTCGTTGACTTCGTGGGTTTGTTCTAGTGAATCATTATGCACAGTCACAGCCTCGGGTAGGTTGAAACCACCGGCGTAAGGATCCGCGGCGGCCGCTTCTACTGCGGCGTCACTGGTGTGTGCGGTTGACGTGGTGACTGCGGTTGTTGCAGGCGCTGGCGTCGCAGGGGTGTTTGCAAAAGCTGATAGGCTTAAACTTGTTAGAAAAATCAATCCAATGCGACGCATGTGTTCAGTCCCTTTAAAATGTCAAAACAGTCTACTATTCAACGTAGGCTTTTTCAATAATCACGTCTTCAACGGGTACGTCGTCATGACCACGACGTGAAGTGGTGCTGACACCTTTGATGATGTCAACCACGTCCATGCCATCGGTTACGCGACCGAATACGCAGTAACCCCAGCCGTGCATGTCTTTGCTTTTGTGGTTCAAAAAGTCGTTGTCTTTGACGTTGATAAAAAACTGTGCCGAGGCAGAGTGCGGGTCCATGGTGCGTGCCATGGCGAGTGTGCCGCGCAAGTTTTTGCCGCCTTTGTCGGCTTCATTTTCAATCAGTGATTTTGTGGATTTCTGTTCCATGCCAGGCTCAAAGCCGCCGCCTTGCACCATGAAGCCATCAATCACTCGATGGAAAATCGTGCCATTGTAAAAACCGTCTTTGACATACTCTTCAAAGTTTTTAGCAGTGACGGGTGTGTTCTCGTGGTCGAGTTCGATTTTAAGGGTGCCTTTGTTGGTTTCGAAAATGATCATGGCTTGCTCCTGGTCGTTGGCCTGTTTAGAATGCGAAGCAGTGTAACAGCTCTTACGAGTTCTAGGAAGATTGAATGAAAATCGCGAGTTGGAATGTGAACTCTCTCAATGTTCGCCTGCCGCAGGTGTTGGATTGGTTAAAAGCCCATCAGCCGGATGTTTTGTGTCTACAAGAAACAAAAATAATTGATGAAAAATTTCCTCGTGAGGCGATTGAGGCGGCGGGCTATCACGTCTCGTTCACGGGCCAGAAAACCTACAATGGTGTGGCGACGCTGTCAAAACTGCCCGTGGATATGCTCGTGTTTGATTTACCGGATTTTGACGATGAGCAAAAGCGTTTTTTGGCCTGTACCATCGACGGCGTGCATGTGGTTAATGTGTATGTGCCCAATGGCAGTGAAGTGGGCTCGGATAAATATGATTACAAGCTAGCCTGGCTGCGTGGGCTTAAAGCCTATTTAACTAAAGCGCTTGAGCAGCATGATCGAGTTGTGGTTCTGGGGGATTTCAATATCGCCCCCTACGATAACGATGTGTATGATCCTAAGAAGTGGCGTGATGTGGTCTTGGTGAGTGCGCCGGAGCGTGAGGCTTTGTACGCTTTATTTGACCTGGGTTTTCACGATAGCTTTCGGCTTTTTGATCAGCCGGATGAGCGTTACAGTTGGTGGGATTATCGCACGCGCGCTTTCTCGGGTAATCGCGGCTTAAGAATTGACCTAATATTGGTCAGCGAGGCTTTGAAGTCGGCTTGTTCGGAGGCTTTTATTGATATTGAGCCGCGCCATCATGAGCGCCCCTCGGATCATGCGCCTGTTGTTTTAAGGCTTGACTCAAAATAAGCTTTTGGGTATGATCACGCCCATATTGAGAGAGGTATAACAACGATGCGTGAAAATATTCATCCAAAATACGAATCTATCAACGTTGCTTGCAGTTGTGGCAACACGTTTGAAACACGCTCTACTTGCGGTAAAGATGAGCTTCAAGTTGAAATCTGCTCTCAGTGTCACCCCTTCTACACAGGCAAGCAAAAAATTATTGATACAGCCGGTCGAGTTGATCGTTTCAATAAGAAATTTGCGGGCCTTGCTAAACGTAAAACCAAAACTGCTGAATAAGCTGTTTTGCGCGCTGTCTAATCACGTAATGTATCAGGAAGTCATGGATCGACCTCGATTTTACATGGCCCTTTGGGCTTGTTAACAGGAGTCACACGCATGAATCGATATTCAAACTCAAGTACCTCTCGCTCGCGAGTCTATACCTGGCCTAAATACTACGGCTGGTTTGTCGTCGCTTTGGCCGCGTGTTTTTATTGTTACGAATACTTTCTGCGGATTTCGCCGAGTGTGATGTCTGATCAATTGCGCCAGGCATTTCACTTGGATGGCGCAGGCTTTGGTAATCTTGCCGATTTCTACTATTACATTTATACGCCATTGCAGTTTTTTGTCGGCATTTTGATGGACCGCTTTGGTCCCAGAAAGCTTTTGTCGCTGGCGTGCCTTTCTTGTGCCTTGGGTGCTTTTTTGTTTTCAGCGAGCCATGTGTTTGCTCTGGCCGCTTTGGGTCGTTTCTTGATTGGTTTTGGCTCGGCCTTTGCCTTTGTGGGCGCATTAAAAATCGCCACTATTTGGTTGCCTAAGAATCGTTTTGCAATGGTGTCTGGTGGTATCACAGCACTTGGCATGGTGGGTGCAATGATTGGTGATGTCGGTTTAACGGCGCTCGTGGCTCATCAAGGCTGGCGTGGTACGATGGTCGATGCGGCAGTTGCGGGTCTCTGCTTGGCAGTGGTGTTATTCATTTTTATTCATGATAAAGGTGATGAGCACAAGCGTAGTATGACGGAGAAGATGGAAGCGACCTTTCCGTATTTGTTGCGCGGTCTTCTGCATGCCTTAAGAAAGCCTAGGATGTGGCTCTATGGCATTATTGGTACCACTTTGTATATGTCGTTGACAGTCTTTGCTGAGCTATGGTCTATCCCTTATTATCATGTGGTTGAACGTATCAGCCCAATTCATGCGGCTTCGCTTAACACCGCCGTGTTTTTAGGTTGGGCGGTCGGCGGCCCAATTTTGGGTTTCCTTTCTGATCGTATTCGTTCCCGTCAAAAGGTTTTGCTGATCAGCTCTGTTTTTGCTTTTTTTGTCAGCGTCTATTTGTTCGTGTTTCACCCGTATCTTAGTTATACGGCGATGTACACCACGTTGTTTATTTTTGGCTTGTCGACCAGCGCTCAGGTCTTGGTATTTGCGGCCGGTAAAGAGCTTAATAGCGAGAAAATGGCCGGTACCTCTATCGCCTTGATTAATGGTTTTGTGATGATCGGTGGCTTGGTCTTCCAGCCCTTGATTGGCTGGATTTTGGACCTGGAGTGGCACGGCAAAATGGCCCATGGCCTGCGTGTTTTCAGCGCCCATGACTACGAGCATGCTATGTTGGTGATACCTGTCTGCATGCTGATTTCAGTGGCATGCTGCTTATTTTTGAAGCGCGACCGAATATAAGCGCTTTTTTCACCTAAAAGCCTTCAAAGACAGTGGTTTTATTTCAGGGTTTTGTGTTACCATTTTCCTCCACGCGGTGCAAAGGGGCCGCGTTTTAGCAATCATAAGATAAAAGCGTAAAGGAGTAAGAATAATGAATAAAGGGGGTGGTGCTTCCATTCAAGATCCATTCTTGAATGCGTTGCGCAAAGAAGGCGTTGGCGTTGCCATTTACTTGGTTAACGGTATCAAATTACAAGGACAAGTAGAGTCTTTTGACCAATACGTGGTTTTCTTGAAAAACAATGTGACTCAAATGGTTTACAAGCACGCGATTTCCACGATTGTGCCGTCGCAAAATGTGTATGTACCTGAGCATGTTGAATAAACCAAAAGGTTTTTAGCGATTGTTCGATCGTCCAGATGCAGGTGAGCGAGTTCTGATTGTTCACCTGCAATTATCCCACGCCGTTTCCGGCGATTTATCAGAGTGTAAAATTTTAGCCGAATCAGCTGGCGCTACCGTTTTAGGTGAAATTACCGGTCGGCGTGATCGTCCTGACCCCAAGTTTTTTATCGGTTCAGGCAAGGTGAAGGAAATTGCAGAAGTGATCGAGGCGCAAAATATTGACCTTGTGATTTTTGATCATCCTCTAAGCCCTGCGCAAGAGCGCAACTTGGAGCGTGAGCTTAAATGCCGTGTCTTGGATCGCGCGGGTTTGATTCTGGATATTTTTGCTCAGCGTGCACGCACCCATGAGGGTAAGCTGCAAGTTGAGTTGGCGCAGCTGCAGCATTTGTCCACACGCTTGGTACGAGGTTGGACGCATCTTGAGCGCCAAAAGGGCGGGATTGGTTTGCGTGGCCCCGGTGAAACCCAGCTTGAAACCGATCGTCGCTTGCTGCGTGATCGAATTAAAATGATCCAGCGAAAGCTTGAGAAGGTCAGAATGCAGCGTGCGCAAAGTCGTCGCCTGCGCGAGCGAGCGGCTACACCTACGGTGGCGTTTGTGGGCTACACCAATGCCGGTA
This genomic window contains:
- the bamB gene encoding outer membrane protein assembly factor BamB; protein product: MNILIRLAVIVFGVTLLSACSSDADNAMAPSPLQSYTPSVQAVTAWKTGVGNGNGGYYFRMRPAVRHGVLFVASRNGDVSAVNAKTGRTLWNENIGANITSGVGVGGGNVYVGTDNARIVALSAQDGHLVWHAPVTSEVWAAPEYARGIVLAHTITGNLSAFSASTGHLIWRYDEAVPSMTLHAASQPEVAGNTVVAGFSDGHLVVLNLQTGNMLWQQQVALPRGNNVIDRMVDITVDPVVVNGVAYVATYQGRVAAYDLDKGQLIWSHKISSYAGITADRHQVYVTDADGRVWCFDEATGAVAWRQTALKGRQLTGPALIGQSVAVADRYGFVHFLSRSSGKLQGRAPISADAIAQPVADNSQLFVLGTNGTVWSFVLRPFKA
- the der gene encoding ribosome biogenesis GTPase Der, whose translation is MLPLIAIVGRPNVGKSTLFNHMTRSRDALVVDQPGVTRDRHYGEARFEGKRFLLVDTGGIGETPEGEIDELMLAQSWLAVQEADVVLFMVDGRAGVVAADEEIARKLRELNKPMHLVVNKTDGIDENVAASDFYALGIGEPLAIAASHNRGVRGLLEMITQNFEQASDEPEETDGRIRMAIIGKPNVGKSTLVNRMLGEERVIVCDMPGTTRDSIEIDFERQGEEYTLIDTAGVRRRGRIKDTVEKFSVVKTLQAIESANVVVFVFDAQDGLSEQDERLLGFVLETGKALVLAVNKWDGMESDERDRIKSEMLRRLEFVDFARKHFISALHGSGVGNLFESVQEAYRSAMRQITTAKATEILQDAIVQHQPPLSKGRRIKIRYAHLGGKNPPILVLHGTQLDALPNTYQRYLINFYRKRLHLVGTPIKLQLKSAKNPYVK
- the glnA gene encoding type I glutamate--ammonia ligase; this encodes MIKTLLSMIKEHEAKYLELRFCDTVGVEHFLSVPTNTVDENFMENVKLFDGSSIRGWQTIDKSDMMLRPDLSTVFLDPFAKLATLAVRCDVFDPYANKPYLRDPRSIAKRAEAYLKQTGIADTCYVGPEPEFFIFDDVRWHVGMATASYQIDSEEGAWNSNAEYSYGNMGHRPGVKGGYFPVPPVDSSRDFRAEVSEVMQHFGITIESHHHEVATANQNEITMAFDSLVKEADNLQLFKYVVRNVAHENGKSATFLPKPLNGDNGSGMHCHQSLAKDGKNIFAGKEYDGLSKEALYYMGGIIKHARALNAFTNPTTNSYRRLIAGYEAPVVLAYSSANRSAAIRIPRVHSDKARRIEVRFPDPMANPYLAFSALLMAGLDGIKNKIHPGEAQDEDLFALSSEELSQCPTVCRSLEEALDELNADREFLLAGDVFTNDMIDAYIALKREEVDRVRMVPSPQEFAEYYSQ
- a CDS encoding tRNA (uridine(34)/cytosine(34)/5-carboxymethylaminomethyluridine(34)-2'-O)-methyltransferase TrmL (member of the SPOUT superfamily of RNA methyltransferases), translating into MFNIALVQPEIPPNTGNIIRLCANSGANLHIIHPAAFEFSDKQLRRAGLDYHEFARVQHHDNLDAFLKKPPGRLFTVETNGDTVYSEVHFQESDTFIFGSEGPGLSDEMIAAIQPTANLRIPMQSCTRSLNLSNCAALVLYEAWRQLEFCGS
- a CDS encoding peptidylprolyl isomerase → MIIFETNKGTLKIELDHENTPVTAKNFEEYVKDGFYNGTIFHRVIDGFMVQGGGFEPGMEQKSTKSLIENEADKGGKNLRGTLAMARTMDPHSASAQFFINVKDNDFLNHKSKDMHGWGYCVFGRVTDGMDVVDIIKGVSTTSRRGHDDVPVEDVIIEKAYVE
- the xth gene encoding exodeoxyribonuclease III: MKIASWNVNSLNVRLPQVLDWLKAHQPDVLCLQETKIIDEKFPREAIEAAGYHVSFTGQKTYNGVATLSKLPVDMLVFDLPDFDDEQKRFLACTIDGVHVVNVYVPNGSEVGSDKYDYKLAWLRGLKAYLTKALEQHDRVVVLGDFNIAPYDNDVYDPKKWRDVVLVSAPEREALYALFDLGFHDSFRLFDQPDERYSWWDYRTRAFSGNRGLRIDLILVSEALKSACSEAFIDIEPRHHERPSDHAPVVLRLDSK
- a CDS encoding 50S ribosomal protein L31, producing MRENIHPKYESINVACSCGNTFETRSTCGKDELQVEICSQCHPFYTGKQKIIDTAGRVDRFNKKFAGLAKRKTKTAE
- a CDS encoding MFS transporter — its product is MNRYSNSSTSRSRVYTWPKYYGWFVVALAACFYCYEYFLRISPSVMSDQLRQAFHLDGAGFGNLADFYYYIYTPLQFFVGILMDRFGPRKLLSLACLSCALGAFLFSASHVFALAALGRFLIGFGSAFAFVGALKIATIWLPKNRFAMVSGGITALGMVGAMIGDVGLTALVAHQGWRGTMVDAAVAGLCLAVVLFIFIHDKGDEHKRSMTEKMEATFPYLLRGLLHALRKPRMWLYGIIGTTLYMSLTVFAELWSIPYYHVVERISPIHAASLNTAVFLGWAVGGPILGFLSDRIRSRQKVLLISSVFAFFVSVYLFVFHPYLSYTAMYTTLFIFGLSTSAQVLVFAAGKELNSEKMAGTSIALINGFVMIGGLVFQPLIGWILDLEWHGKMAHGLRVFSAHDYEHAMLVIPVCMLISVACCLFLKRDRI
- a CDS encoding RNA chaperone Hfq; translated protein: MNKGGGASIQDPFLNALRKEGVGVAIYLVNGIKLQGQVESFDQYVVFLKNNVTQMVYKHAISTIVPSQNVYVPEHVE